The genomic window tgttttatttatgttttgttaaGCAGAATTTGGCTTAAATCAATACGCACGCTAGGGCGGCTCTTAAAAACAAATCTCTTTTGCGTGGGAAGCACATTTGTAAGCTgtgcagagccccccccccccccccccagcaggaGACGGAAGTTGGAAGCGTCCTCTGTCTGCAACACCCAGGTCTTCCCCGCCGACCGACCCTCGGCCTGCATGGAGTCTGGGGCGGTGATCCTGGGTGCGGAGTGTCACCACCAGCGTGTGGCGACACTGAGTAGTTCCGGGAGCCTCCGGGTGGGTGACctgagcccctctcccctccctcagctGTATGAGAGTGCCCTGGCGGAAAACCAGAAACTGAAGACAAAACTTCAGGAGGCCCAGCTGGAGCTGACAGACGTGAAAGCCAAGCTGGAAAAGATGGCCCAGGTGAGGCAGGGGGACGGGCGGGCAGTCGGCAGGACGGCCCTGGCCAGGGCCTGACTCGGGGGTTCAAACAGCACTTGACGTAAACCTGGAAATTGATGGCTCCATGGACAATTCCTGGTGGCCTGAGTGCTAGGGATTAATAGTATGGGTTAGCTGCTCGTTTCTCAGTCGGAGAGGAACAGACTGTGTGTATGAGCGCCTCCTGCCATCCAGCTGTCTGCacaccgccccgcccccacccccaccccgcagaaGCTCCGACAGCGCATCCCTTGACCCTTGGGGTCCAGGCTTCAGGGCCgagagcaagcgcagggatcgcaCAGTCAGAGCAGCCTGGGTCGCTGGGGAAGAGCAGTGACTTTCTAGCCAACTGCTTCACTGGGTGTGTCGGAACATACTTAGCTTTTGCCAAATACAAGTTACTGAATTCAGAAGACGTGCTGTTTACCAAACATGGAATTGTCTGGCAGGACAACGGAGGGAGGGCCCGTCAGCCCGCACAGCTGCGGGGGGCGGTTCACGGGGACGCGGTTTCCACTTGAAAGGCCCCCTCAAGCTCTAGGGGGCTAGGATTCCACCAGCACAAGACACATCTCATTCTTTGTCCGAGTGAACTGGCTCAGTTCTCTGGGCTGTGAACTCAGTGAGACCACGGCTCAGGCTCGGCCTGGAGGTCTAAGCGGCACAGCTGCTGTGTCCGCCGCTGCCCTTTCCTTCTGCTTGTAGCGGTTCAGGCAAAGGCAGGCGCTGTGACCTTCAGACCAGAAGGTGAGAGCCCAGGACAGGAGCCAGAAATCCACGTCTTACTGCTGGTTCTGGCTGCTacttaattttggggggaaaaaaaaaaagaaagaaacctctgCGGGAAGACTAGCATGATGTctgtatttattaaatgtttctgTGCCTGGtgttggaaataaaaatagtcaTTCTGTCATCACGAAATGTCTACTGATGGTCAAATGTTGCGCCCAGGCCTGATGTGCCGAGGTAGAGGGGCTCAGGGTGACCCTGAAGCTGTTCTTCCCTTTGCTATCTTTATAGCTAGAGGGGCAGCTCAATCTTGATAGCCCCTCTGCAAATTCATATTGAAAGCCAAAGACCTAAGACAAAACTCTAAccttttattcaaaaaaaaaaaaaaatcttatttaatcgGGAAGCCCAGAGGATAAAACAGAAAGAGTGGACGTATTCTGGTCAGAGCAGGGCAGGCCCATAAATGGACCCCTGAGGCCCCGAGAGCCCAGCCCCAGTGGAAACCACAGCCTCCGTGCCCAGCGCAGAAGGAGCAGAGCCGGACGCTTGCTCAGAAGGGCACCTGGAGCCTTCCTCAGGCTGCAGGATTAGAGTTGGGGAGGGGCGGTGAGGTGGGAGAAGGTAGTCACCCTTGAGGTGTGAGCATGCATGTGAGTGTGGGGTGTGTTTGTGCGTGTgtgagtatatgtgtgtgcatgtgtgtgttgtatgtgtgagtgtggtgtgtgtgtgtggtatgtgtacacatgtgtacatgtgtgtgtggtttgtatGTGCATGTGGGatgtgcatgtgtgagtgtggTGTATGAGGGCTAAGTCTTTGTACTCGACGAGACCCTGTCGAATTTCCGGGAGTGCCCCTGCCGCCTCGCTCTCCTGGCGGGAACCCCGTAAATGTGGAGGGAATGTTAGGCTTAGCGGCCTGTCAGACCTGTGCGCTGGGCCTGCTGTGCCGACAGCTGCTTCTGGACGTCCGGCGGGAGTGGGCTAGGCTGGCCATCCGGCCCTGAGACAGCTCCAGTCACAACTGCTCCTTCATTTGCACCCGCAGAAACAGGACAAGACCTCTGACCGGTCGTCGGTGCTGGACGTGGAGAAGCGGGTACGTGTGGGTGGCGCAGCCCGGCCCCTCTCTCCGGGCGTCTCTGTGCTGTTCGTGCCCACAGAGCCCTTCTGAAGAAGGCAGACTCCACACGGTCCATCCTCAGCTTAATGACCATTCTCTCTGGGATTCTGGACAGTGGTTTGGTTGCTAGTCCTGTGAACTCCTCAGAGTTCAGGCCTCTCCCCTGGCCCAGGCTCGGTGGGGTGGCAGGGCCTCCAGAGGCCACCCCGGGTAAGCAGACCTGTACACTCCCACTTGCTGCAGTGTATTGGGTCCGAGGCCTGCCTGCCCCTTGAGAACAGAACAGGAGGGAACAGCCGGGCCCAGTGCCGCTGGAACAGGTTTTAGGACTTGAAACGTGAGCCGACAGAGCGGCCTCTGGCTCAGCCGCTGACCCCTCCTGACGTTCTTGGTTTGGGAAAAGTAGATTTATTGGTGAACTCAGCTCTGACTTGATCTAGGCATGTCGTACGTTCCTATCTAGTTGGAAAGCAGCTCAGTTTTGTTTACATCCCATAGCACTGGGTTCCGGCTCGGTCAGGAGTCAGGTGTCGGGGAGAAGTGAGCTTGGGGGGAGGCTGCTGTTTGTCCATTGGCAGAGACATCTGCCTCCCCCTGACACTGGAGCAGCAGCTCCTAGGAATTTGGGGGGCATCACTGGAGACCCCACTTTGTTAATAGACAGCAAGGCTCCTGGGCACTTTTACGGAGGGGCTCCAGGCAGCCTGGTCCAAGTCTGATGCATGTAAGCGAGTCTTGGAACCATCTGGCAGGAAATGAGATGACGTGGTTTTATCTGGGTGGGACCCATGGtgctccagcccctccagccGGCTGGGGTTTGCCTGAGCCACGAGGCTGCTGATCTCTTGGCGGCTGGACCTGGGGGCAGAGATGGGGACACGGATTTTCAGCTCCCTTCCGAATCATCTCCTTGTTTTGAACAGGAGAGGCGAGCCTTGGAGCGGAAGATGTcggagatggaggaggagatgAAGGTACAGGAGGCCCGCAGGCGGCATGCGCACTCCACTGCTCAGGacgggtgggggatggggtgagactGCGCCCCTAGGCGCTTGGCGAACAAAGGGGACAGGTTCCCCTGGGCTGGAGGCCAGCCTGAGCTAAGGTTTCTGAGCCTCGGCTTCACCCTCAGGGGCCGCCTGAGCTGCGACAGCAGGGTCTAGCTTCGGCCTCCCGGGAGGAGCCCGGGCACAGCCAAGACCTCCCCTTTGTGGGAGGAATGTGGCTGGAGTCATTCTGCAGTGAGTTTCATTCCCCAGCCCACCTGTGACATCCAGCCGTCCCTGGCACATGCGCACACacctgcccccaggccctgcagTGACTATCCCTCCACATGGGCCAGTCTGAGCACGGGAGCCTCTCAGGACCTGGTATCTGGGCTGCTGTACAGGGCTGTGCCCGTGGTCACTGGGCATCTGCTCAGCATTTCTCTCTAGACGCATCTTCACCTGGTGAAACGTGGGTTTCTCTCCTGGGAACCAGAAGCACTGGGAGGCTTCCCAGAGCTCTTTCTGTGGGAGGGGCCCTTAGGGGCAGTTGGGACCTTTTGCTCCCATGGCCTGGGAAGAGTTTCTTGCGGTTGAGAGGGTCCAAATTGACACAAGATCCAGCACCCAGAATCTGTCACTCTGTGTGGCCGCAGAGCCAGGGCGGACGTGCCCCAGGTGACCCTGCCTGCGTGCAAGGGGGGTATAGGCAGGTGACACCCGGTGCCTCCCCAGCTGACCCACAGCAGCAGGACACAGAGCGGCTGGCGGTCAGCGCTCCCCATGGTGAGGGAAGCACCTGCAGAGCTGCCTGCTGCCCTAGGAGGCGCTCCCTGGAGTGCAGCTTGTACACGGCTGGCCAGTGAGTCTGCAGCTCTCGGTGGCACGGGGGCCCCTCCATTTCTGAAGCCTGGGAGTTGTACCCTCTGTTGGGAAATGTTCCGGATGCTTCTCGGGACCTAAATAGGGCCCAGCTGGGGCTTTGCAGCcgtccccagccagggactgtcTTGCCCTGGGCCCTGCATGAGGCCAGGCGTTATCCCTGAGGGGAGCCGCTGGGCCTGTCGGGCTCAGGTTGCCCTCGGCGCTGTGGGCTGCGCAGGTGCACCTCTGAACCCTTAGCCTCTCAGACTGGTGAGCAAGGTCATGAGCTCCTGTCTTTCTTTGATGGAGCTCAGACTCAGGGCTCCCATCAGCCCTGAGTCCTGCCATTTTCAGAGCAGCCCAGGCCAAACTGTTTAGCCCTAAGCCAATAGGTGAACCAAttggaaacagattttttttttttttgagttaaaaaatccattcattgCATCAGCTGCCCTCGCTCTGCACTGCCAGTTACACAGCCATGggggaggagctgcagctggttcACCTGGGCACTACCCCGCACCCCCAGGAGCATGCCAGCCATCTGCTGGCCGACTCTGGGTTGTTTATGTCTGGACCTTCTTTGGGGCAGAGGCGTCAGATACACAGACTCAAACATCGGCCTCTGGGGGATAGGGAGATGCCTGGTCAGCTTTCGAGCTCTTCTTCCAGACGACACCCTCTGGGGGTGTCTTTGCTCAGTGGCCAGATCTGCTCACACCGGGACCCAGCTGAACTGAGGGCCAGTGCCCTGTTGGGTCTCTGCAGGTGCTCAGACCTTCTAGGAGTGTCAGGAGGgagcagggcgggggtgggggtggggcaaccTCCAGTGACCCTGAAGAGTCGGCCAGTGCTCAGGGACAGAAGGCGACTTGAGCCTGCTTTCTGACTCTGGCAAGTAAAGGCCAGGTGACACAGGACCCGGAGATGTCTGTGGGGCTCTGGTGGTGACATGGCCTGTGCCTCCCTGGCCTTCACTCGGAAAGGCAGGTCTTATGAATCCTCCTGGGGAAAGAGCTCAGGGGCTGGGTCAGAGCGAGGCCGTGAGCAGCCCCTGGCAGTGCCTGCATCAGGCCTAGTGCTTTTCCACTgcagcctccccctgccccaggcccttgCATGAGGGGCCCAGCAGCCAGTCCCTGCTTAGGTTGGTATTGGATTTATTTGACTTGCTCTGGAAGCACTCCTGGCTGACCCTGACTGACCCCGCTCCATCCCCGCTCCATGTCCCAGCTATACCCAACCTTCCTGCCTTTGCAGCCATGTCCTCCTCCCTTGACCTCTTGTTCTCACACATCCATGAGCCTGTCATATTCAGTGTCACTTCCGAGGAAGGAGGCATTGCACACAGGGACCGTGGCTTGGGCCCAGTGGCAGCCCGAGAGAGGACGAGAGCCAGGGACTTCCCGTTGTCCCTACCCATCTGGTTACGTAGCCCCTGTCGTGCTGCCCCCAtattccccccctccccgccccagaggTCACACACTTGCTCCAGAGGCCCTCCCTGCTGAGGGAAAGAGATTGAGCTGTTTGTCTctgcttgtttttccttttcactgttTTCCCTTCAtgctgcttttccttttcttgcttccttcacTCCCACACACCTGTCCTCCTCCTGTAGCTTTTCATTTCTGTCCCTCCCACCCAGGCAGGCATGAGAGGCCTCTCTTGGTCCCTGCAGCCCGCAGGACAGTCCCCCCACCTTCCTCCTCTGAGAGCTGATGTCAGCATCGGGCTGAGAGCTCTGAGGAAGGGCAAGCAACCACGAGCAGGCCCAGGCCTAGCGCCAGCTGCTGGCAGTTCTGGACCCTTCATGGGTCCCGGGGTTAGGAAGGACCTCTGTGGCCCAGTTGTTCTGTTTGCGACAGTAACACTTGGGAACAGCTGGACTACTAGTAAGTGCCTGGGCCAAGCAGGCCCACTTGCGCCTGTGTGCGCAGCTCTAACTCCAGACTGGGGGTCCGCCCGTGGCACCTTGGTGACCTGCAGACAGGGGGTGCAGAGCCTCCAGCAGGTTGGGGTGGGTGAGCGTGTCCTCACCCACCTCCTAGAACAGCCTCCTAGAACAGGCTTCCGGTGCCGGGCAGGGCTAGCGGAGCAGTGAGCTTCCACGGCAGGCAGGAGGCCTTCTAACCGGACCTGCCCCCTCAGAAGAGGCCTCAACGACAGACCctcctttacttttaaaaatgaaacatcagGTGAGAGAAGGACCCAGAAGGAACAGCAGTGAGGGGAAGGATACAGGGACCATGCTGCTCCTGCCTCGCTCTTTTCCCTCCTTGCATGCGAGCTGAGATCAGAAACAGAAGGTCACTTGATTTCTTTGTCCCACTCTTCTCTCCTCTGGTCTCgtctctgtctgtgtgtctgtctgtccctccGTGTCTCACTCTGCAGAGCCTCCACCAGCTAAAACAGATTCAGACCTTGAAGCAGATGAACGAGCAGCTGCAGGCTGAGAACAGGGCCCTGACCCGAGTTGTGGCCCGGCTCTCGGAGTCCACGGAGCCCGCGGAGCCCCAGGGGCCCTAGTCCCCCTCCTGCACCTCATGTCCCTCCTCCTCCGCTCCAGGCAGGTGCCCTCTTGCTGTCGGTCCCGGACTCTGCACTCGCCCCGCAGCCTCCGCATGCAGGCTCCTGAGACAGCAGAGCGGGCCGAGGCGTAGGGGGGCTGCAGCTG from Phacochoerus africanus isolate WHEZ1 chromosome 12, ROS_Pafr_v1, whole genome shotgun sequence includes these protein-coding regions:
- the PPP1R12B gene encoding protein phosphatase 1 regulatory subunit 12B isoform X10, which encodes MDRNEGDEAGVDDQSTNRLSARERRRPKERRRGTGINFWTKDDDETDVSEEVKKAWHDRLSRLESGGSEAGGERASARARREARLASLTGRAEEDSGRDYKKLYESALAENQKLKTKLQEAQLELTDVKAKLEKMAQKQDKTSDRSSVLDVEKRERRALERKMSEMEEEMKSLHQLKQIQTLKQMNEQLQAENRALTRVVARLSESTEPAEPQGP